Proteins encoded by one window of Methanothermobacter sp. K4:
- the tfrA gene encoding fumarate reductase (CoM/CoB) subunit TfrA translates to MESELYECDVLIIGSGGAGCRAAIEVSEHKLTPIIVSKGLSFKSGCTGMAEGGYNAAFACVDPDDTPDVHFEDTMRGGGFINDPRLVRILVDEAPDRLRDLEEYGALFDRQESGLLDQRPFGGQTYRRTCYHGDRTGHEMITALKEEVIRRDIETIDEVMITSLLVEDGSVLGAMGVSIRNSEPVAFRTSSTILASGGAGHIYPVTSNTMQKGGDGFAIAWKAGADLIDMEQVQFHPTGMVYPESRRGVLVTEAVRGEGGILLNSEGERFMGRYDPRGELATRDVVARAIYTEIMEGRGTENGGVYLDVSHLPAEVIEEKLETMLLQFLDVGVDIRSEPMEVAPTAHHFMGGVRIDEWGRTSLRNLFAAGEVAGGVHGANRLGGNALADTQVFGRRAGISAAKNAMNSSMGQVRSLIEDEEQRIKGMVRDGSIRPAEIRDELHEAMWSDVAIVRSRKSLESAMSRISTLMDKLGDLDVPERGGFNSNLLEALEIENMLITASLVTHSALIREESRGSHYREDFPETRPEWKRSILLNRKGEPRFIKR, encoded by the coding sequence ATGGAAAGCGAGCTTTATGAATGCGATGTTCTCATAATAGGCTCAGGCGGAGCCGGCTGCAGGGCAGCAATTGAGGTTTCTGAACACAAACTGACACCAATCATAGTTTCAAAGGGATTATCATTCAAATCAGGATGCACAGGAATGGCTGAAGGTGGATACAACGCTGCATTCGCATGCGTTGATCCGGATGACACTCCCGATGTCCACTTTGAGGATACAATGAGGGGCGGGGGATTCATCAACGACCCCAGACTTGTCCGTATACTGGTGGACGAGGCTCCTGACAGGCTGAGGGACCTTGAAGAATATGGTGCACTCTTTGACCGCCAGGAGTCAGGCCTCCTGGATCAGAGACCCTTCGGCGGCCAGACCTACAGGAGGACATGCTACCATGGGGACAGGACAGGCCATGAGATGATCACGGCCCTCAAGGAGGAGGTTATAAGGAGGGATATAGAGACCATCGATGAGGTTATGATAACATCGCTCCTTGTTGAGGATGGCAGTGTCCTTGGCGCCATGGGCGTATCCATCAGGAATTCGGAGCCTGTGGCCTTCAGGACATCCTCCACCATACTTGCATCAGGGGGGGCAGGCCACATATACCCGGTGACGTCCAACACCATGCAGAAGGGTGGTGATGGCTTTGCAATCGCCTGGAAGGCAGGGGCTGACCTCATAGACATGGAACAGGTCCAGTTCCACCCCACCGGCATGGTATACCCCGAGTCACGAAGGGGGGTCCTTGTAACTGAGGCCGTTAGGGGCGAGGGCGGCATACTCCTCAACAGTGAGGGTGAACGGTTCATGGGCCGCTATGACCCCCGTGGCGAACTTGCAACAAGGGACGTGGTTGCAAGGGCCATATACACCGAGATAATGGAGGGTCGGGGGACAGAGAACGGCGGTGTCTACCTTGATGTGAGCCACCTCCCGGCTGAGGTTATAGAGGAGAAACTTGAGACCATGCTACTCCAGTTCCTGGATGTGGGCGTGGATATAAGGTCCGAGCCAATGGAGGTTGCACCCACAGCACACCACTTCATGGGGGGTGTCAGGATAGATGAGTGGGGCAGGACCAGCCTCAGGAACCTCTTCGCAGCAGGAGAGGTTGCAGGTGGTGTTCATGGTGCCAACAGGCTCGGAGGAAATGCCCTGGCAGATACACAGGTATTCGGAAGGAGGGCTGGTATATCGGCTGCAAAAAACGCCATGAATTCATCCATGGGACAGGTCAGGTCACTCATTGAGGATGAGGAACAGCGGATTAAGGGTATGGTCCGCGATGGATCTATAAGGCCAGCTGAGATAAGGGATGAACTCCATGAGGCGATGTGGAGTGATGTTGCAATTGTGAGGAGCCGGAAGTCACTTGAATCTGCAATGTCCAGGATTTCCACGCTGATGGATAAACTGGGGGACCTGGATGTCCCTGAAAGAGGAGGATTTAACAGCAACCTCCTGGAGGCCCTCGAAATTGAGAACATGCTCATAACAGCATCACTGGTGACCCACTCAGCTCTTATACGGGAGGAGAGCAGGGGATCCCACTACAGGGAGGATTTCCCTGAAACACGCCCGGAATGGAAAAGGAGCATATTACTCAACAGGAAGGGAGAGCCGCGGTTCATAAAGAGATAA